A section of the Mesorhizobium loti genome encodes:
- a CDS encoding SMP-30/gluconolactonase/LRE family protein has protein sequence MSCYETIDARFGDLIDPVAFLETIHTGNRWAEGPVYFADLRSLIWSDIPNDRMLRWDEETGAVSLFRSHVSNPNGNTRDRNGRLVTCMQGERRVVRTEWDGSITVLASAYDGKPLNSPNDVVVKSDGSIWFTDPNYGIISDYVGRKGLQEQPGCRVYRIDPLSGKITVVADDFSMPNGLAFSPDEKHLYISDSGFLTDRGAPHHVRQFDVDGDRLANSRIFADISPGIPDGFRVDVMGNLWISAWDGVQCHTPEGELIGKIQVPEMVANLAFGGPRNNRLFITATTSVYAVFLNVRGQKYAFGT, from the coding sequence ATGTCCTGCTACGAGACGATCGATGCGCGATTCGGGGATTTGATCGATCCGGTCGCATTCCTCGAAACCATCCACACGGGAAATCGCTGGGCGGAGGGACCTGTCTATTTCGCCGACCTCCGCTCGTTGATCTGGAGCGATATTCCCAACGACCGCATGCTGCGATGGGACGAGGAGACGGGGGCGGTTTCGCTGTTCCGAAGCCATGTCTCCAACCCGAACGGCAACACGCGCGATCGCAACGGAAGGCTGGTCACCTGCATGCAGGGGGAACGCCGTGTCGTGCGTACCGAATGGGACGGCTCGATCACGGTGCTGGCCTCCGCTTACGATGGCAAGCCGCTGAACTCGCCGAACGATGTGGTCGTGAAGTCCGACGGCAGCATCTGGTTCACCGATCCGAACTACGGGATCATCTCCGATTATGTAGGGCGCAAGGGCCTGCAGGAGCAGCCGGGCTGCCGCGTCTACAGGATCGATCCGCTATCGGGAAAGATCACCGTCGTTGCCGATGATTTCTCCATGCCGAACGGGCTCGCCTTCTCGCCCGACGAGAAGCACCTTTACATTTCGGACTCCGGTTTTCTAACCGACCGCGGCGCTCCGCATCACGTCAGGCAGTTTGACGTCGACGGCGACAGATTGGCGAATTCCCGCATCTTCGCCGACATATCGCCTGGCATTCCGGATGGTTTTCGCGTTGATGTTATGGGCAATCTCTGGATCAGCGCATGGGATGGCGTACAATGCCACACGCCCGAAGGTGAACTCATCGGGAAAATCCAGGTGCCGGAAATGGTTGCGAACCTGGCCTTTGGCGGGCCGCGCAACAATCGGCTGTTCATCACGGCGACAACATCGGTCTATGCCGTGTTTCTGAATGTCCGAGGCCAGAAGTACGCGTTCGGTACGTGA
- a CDS encoding LysR family transcriptional regulator, whose protein sequence is MDTKQLQVFIAVGAAGSFSKAALDLSVTQPMVTRHIRGLEEELGVELFYRNGRGVVLTEAGVLLKAHADEIVERMRLAQNAVSNLKSSPKGRLVLAVPPSVGTVLTVPLVKKIKNEFPNVALQVIEGFSGHILEWLIAGRIDAAVLYNSPNHPSVLTEPLADDELFLIGPVLSERVLPRAPVGLDIFAELPMILPSRPHGLRRLIDNTLAEHGIYPRVEMELEAMPSTLLLVEEGTGYTVLPYASVHLLVEAGRIEVWPFDPPITRQLILATSSQRPMSSNFRPLFRAVRTELRDIMSTHIWKPTTYPE, encoded by the coding sequence TTGGACACGAAGCAGCTACAGGTATTCATCGCCGTCGGTGCGGCTGGCAGCTTCTCGAAGGCCGCACTCGACCTCAGCGTCACCCAGCCGATGGTCACGCGCCATATTCGCGGGCTTGAGGAGGAGCTCGGCGTCGAGCTGTTCTATCGCAACGGACGCGGTGTCGTCCTGACCGAGGCGGGCGTGCTCCTGAAGGCTCATGCCGACGAGATCGTCGAGCGGATGCGGCTGGCGCAGAATGCAGTCTCGAACCTCAAATCCTCGCCGAAGGGAAGGTTGGTGCTGGCCGTGCCGCCTTCGGTCGGCACCGTGTTGACGGTGCCGCTGGTCAAGAAGATCAAGAACGAGTTTCCCAATGTCGCGCTGCAGGTGATCGAGGGCTTCAGCGGCCATATCCTGGAATGGCTGATTGCCGGCCGCATCGACGCCGCCGTGCTCTACAATTCGCCGAACCATCCGTCCGTGCTGACTGAACCGCTGGCCGATGACGAGCTTTTTCTGATCGGACCGGTCTTGTCAGAGCGCGTGCTGCCGCGCGCGCCGGTCGGCCTCGACATCTTCGCCGAGTTGCCGATGATCCTGCCCAGCCGCCCGCACGGGCTGCGGCGGCTTATCGACAACACCTTGGCGGAGCATGGCATCTATCCGCGTGTCGAGATGGAGCTGGAGGCAATGCCGTCAACCTTGCTTCTGGTCGAGGAGGGCACAGGCTATACGGTTCTGCCCTATGCTTCCGTCCATCTCCTTGTCGAGGCTGGCCGCATCGAGGTCTGGCCATTCGACCCACCGATCACCCGACAGCTGATCCTCGCGACCTCGTCGCAGCGACCGATGTCCTCGAATTTTCGGCCGCTCTTCCGCGCGGTGCGCACGGAACTGCGGGACATCATGTCCACCCACATCTGGAAACCGACAACTTATCCTGAATGA